The Raphanus sativus cultivar WK10039 chromosome 2, ASM80110v3, whole genome shotgun sequence DNA segment GAGGTAGATGCGTGATAGAGAAAGATACAAAGCTTCTAGAGGTGATCGTGATTTCTTCTATAATCTCAGCCATTGCTGGCCAGTCTTCCACCTTCTGTACCAGCTTTACTAGTTGCACACAGTAGGTTTCAAAGTGGACCGAAGTATATCCTTCTCTGATCATCGTCTTCATCGCCCACTCCAAGCACTCCGCTTCTGCATATAAGGCCGATGGCACCGTCCTGCCGTTCTTCGTCCCCATGAGTATCCTCCTGTTGCCTCGCATTAAGACAAAACCTACACCAAACACAGCGCATTCTTGAATCCATGATGCGTCCATTTGGCATCTGAGGCTCTCATTCTCCGCTATTGGATCCGAGCTTGTGGTCTGTCCACCTTCGGCTTTACtatttcttcttcaagtctCGGGATAAGTTGCGCCACCTTCCAATTTCCCGCCTCCGCCATCGCTAACTGTAGCGTATCAACTGGTGAAGTATCCACTCCATTAAAGAGGAAGTCGTTTCGTCCTTTCCAGAGATACCACAAAATCCACGGGAAAGGTTCAAGTGTTTCTCCTGGAACTCCCAATTCCTTTGCTCTCCACAAAAGATGATCGAAATTAGTATACAAAGCACTACACGGGAATATACCCGGACAAATAGGAATATCTGACAAGGCCCAGCATTGCAATGCGGGAGGACATTCAAATAAGATGTGATTGATCGTTTCCTCCTCTGCCCCACATCGAAGACATGATCTA contains these protein-coding regions:
- the LOC130508509 gene encoding uncharacterized protein LOC130508509, which encodes MDASWIQECAVFGVGFVLMRGNRRILMGTKNGRTVPSALYAEAECLEWAMKTMIREGYTSVHFETYCVQLVKLVQKVEDWPAMAEIIEEITITSRSFVSFSITHLPRGMNKRADCFAKAARARSDTFSLVFVETPVWLASVASLLES